GGTATCATTGACCGCCACCAGCACTTCCTGGGGCCTGGCCGAGGCGCTGATCTTGACACTCCCCTCGTCCGTGAATTTTATCGCGTTGCTGACCAGGTTGAGTAGGATCTGCCTTACACGCATCCGGTCGGCCCAGATCGACGGCAAGTCGTCCTCCAGCTCCACCCGCAGCTCGATCGGCTTGTCGCCCAGCAGCCCGGCGGCAGTGCGCGCCACGTCCTCGATGGTCGAGCCCAGGTCCATTATTTCCGCTTGCAGCTCCATGTGGCCGGCCTCGATCTTGGTCAGGTCGAGGATGTCGTTGATCACCCCCAACAGGTGCACGCCGTCGTTGTGGATCACGGTCAGGTCGGTGCGCTGCTGGTCGTTGATCTCGCCGTCGATGCCGCTGAGGATCACCTTGGAGAAACCGATGATCGAATTCAGCGGCGTGCGCAGCTCGTGGCTGACGTTGGCCAGAAACATCGACTTGAGGTGCTCGGACTCCTTGGCGCGCTGGTAGAGCTGGGTCAGTTTCTTGTTGGCGCTGGAGAGCGCGCGGGTTCGTTCGTCGACCTTCTCCTCGAGGCTGCCGATCACCAACAGCTTGTCCAGGGCCAGGCCCGAGATGTTGCTCACCGAGTTGAGGATATCCAGGTCGTCCTCATTGATCTCGCGCCGTTTGTAATAGTGGTCGACCAGCAGCAGTCCCATGCTGCGTTCGCGGCCTCTGATCGGCACGAGCGCGTACGAGGAGGAATTCCACGAGTTCTTGAGCACCAGCGGTACCTGCTGATCCTGAGAGGCGTTGTTCACCGCTCGCGGCCGACCGTCATCGAGCACGTCGAACTCGTACAATCCTTTGACCAGGCGGATCGGCGAGGCCTGCAGGCTCGAGTAGCAGACCTGGGCCCACTCGCTGTCGGAGGGATTGTGCGAGCTGACGATGTTCAGCATGTCGTCGCTTACCAGAAAAATCAGGCTGCGGTCAAAGCCGAACGGCCCGCAGGTGGCCGTGGCCAGCAGCTGGATCAACTCGCTGAGGCTGGGCACGGCCTTGATCTGGTTGATGAACATATTGACCGTCTCGGTGATCCGGCTGAAGCCCTCGACCCGCCGTTCGAGGTCCGCGGACCGTCGTCCCATGGACAGCAGGGCGTCGCGGTTCTCGCGGATCATCTGCCGCATGTCCGGGCCGCCCTTGACCGGCGAGGCGGAGCAGGCGTGCTGAATCAGCCGCCGGGTCCGCGGGCGGAAGGAGAGCTGGATCAGCG
The nucleotide sequence above comes from Candidatus Alcyoniella australis. Encoded proteins:
- a CDS encoding ATP-binding protein — encoded protein: MRRDISGSLLSLLIETADACEVDQSRLFAAAAPDIRRYTAPHRFFAFETFEQLLSALASLADGRAAPISIGRRFMTHPQFGLGRLALPGIDQPADVIRAGVMLLEESIRPLKVASQPVGRRTHQIALKLDDRLPLTQSISAFLVGTVQGLLDMIDARRKRMELLDLQLAVEQHRPAPHISFEIGAGNGLFKLIHNPKDPEGPVVERHQLGQLSSDGSFVLNGVRYGAPRSLIQLSFRPRTRRLIQHACSASPVKGGPDMRQMIRENRDALLSMGRRSADLERRVEGFSRITETVNMFINQIKAVPSLSELIQLLATATCGPFGFDRSLIFLVSDDMLNIVSSHNPSDSEWAQVCYSSLQASPIRLVKGLYEFDVLDDGRPRAVNNASQDQQVPLVLKNSWNSSSYALVPIRGRERSMGLLLVDHYYKRREINEDDLDILNSVSNISGLALDKLLVIGSLEEKVDERTRALSSANKKLTQLYQRAKESEHLKSMFLANVSHELRTPLNSIIGFSKVILSGIDGEINDQQRTDLTVIHNDGVHLLGVINDILDLTKIEAGHMELQAEIMDLGSTIEDVARTAAGLLGDKPIELRVELEDDLPSIWADRMRVRQILLNLVSNAIKFTDEGSVKISASARPQEVLVAVNDTGRGMKPEEIPVAFSEFRQLDNTPGRRAGGTGLGLTITSSLVAMHGGRIWVSSEPGVGSTFYFTLPIKPTEAEGVDQGNIN